One Dokdonia sp. Dokd-P16 genomic window carries:
- a CDS encoding S41 family peptidase, with protein MKNITLLSLLLLVFLSSCDDDLDDNLRPASSTEISDFVYRGLNYWSLYKEDVPELANDFFDNDAARFDYLSQFSSPEAAFDALTSTRDRFSILRDDYVALENSLAGIRTSSGLNLSLLIMPNDPTTAFGVVRYVVNDSPADLAGAERGMIFTLVDGQPLTSSDGQAIDGSTNFNSFFAPDTYTIGLATYDGTDFTTTGEEIVITKTELTINPVHTVNVLSVGGNEIGYLHYTGFTNEFDSELNAAFAQFRSAGVTDLVLDLRYNGGGSIETANDLSTMITGQFNGEEFITQEYNADRNQANEFVRRFNNNLGSGDDGPAINSLGLTRVFVLTTGRSASASELILSGLDPYIEVIQIGTNTVGKFEGSFLLYDAPSPNFRRSEANPNHRYVMLPLVLKSVNADGLTDYFDGFTPDLLIAEDFENFGQLGEQGEPLLDAAIDIILNGRSSTNYNTSIQRSIYDSEQEDPLYQRMMVDRIDL; from the coding sequence ATGAAAAACATAACACTCCTATCACTTTTACTTCTTGTATTCTTAAGTTCTTGTGATGATGACCTTGATGATAATCTAAGACCAGCTAGTAGCACAGAAATCTCGGACTTTGTATATCGAGGGCTAAATTATTGGTCTTTATACAAAGAAGACGTACCAGAACTAGCAAATGACTTTTTTGATAATGACGCCGCAAGATTTGATTATTTAAGTCAGTTCTCTTCTCCAGAAGCGGCTTTTGATGCGCTTACATCTACAAGAGATCGCTTCAGTATATTAAGAGATGACTATGTTGCTCTTGAAAACTCCCTTGCAGGTATACGTACTTCTTCTGGATTAAATCTATCTTTATTAATTATGCCTAACGATCCTACTACTGCTTTTGGAGTTGTACGTTACGTAGTAAATGATAGCCCAGCAGATCTTGCCGGAGCAGAGCGAGGAATGATATTCACACTTGTAGATGGACAACCACTCACAAGTAGCGATGGACAAGCGATAGATGGAAGCACAAATTTTAATAGCTTTTTTGCTCCAGATACTTACACCATAGGATTAGCAACCTATGATGGAACAGACTTTACCACGACAGGGGAAGAAATTGTAATTACAAAAACTGAACTCACCATAAACCCTGTACATACGGTAAACGTACTAAGTGTAGGAGGTAATGAAATAGGATATTTACATTACACAGGATTTACTAATGAATTTGATAGCGAACTCAACGCTGCTTTTGCACAATTCCGTAGTGCGGGAGTTACAGATCTTGTTCTTGATCTAAGATATAATGGAGGTGGATCTATAGAAACCGCAAATGATCTCTCTACAATGATTACTGGACAGTTTAACGGTGAAGAATTCATAACGCAAGAGTATAACGCAGATAGAAATCAAGCAAATGAATTTGTGAGAAGATTTAATAATAACCTGGGCTCTGGAGATGATGGCCCTGCTATAAACAGCTTAGGCTTAACGAGAGTTTTTGTATTAACAACAGGAAGATCTGCAAGTGCGAGCGAGCTTATACTAAGTGGTCTTGATCCTTACATTGAGGTAATTCAAATAGGAACTAACACCGTAGGTAAATTTGAAGGTTCATTTTTATTATATGATGCTCCTTCACCTAATTTCCGTCGTTCTGAGGCAAATCCTAATCACCGTTATGTAATGCTTCCATTAGTATTAAAATCTGTAAACGCTGATGGGCTAACAGACTACTTTGATGGGTTTACACCAGACTTACTAATTGCCGAAGATTTTGAAAACTTTGGACAACTAGGTGAACAAGGTGAGCCACTATTAGATGCAGCTATAGACATTATATTAAATGGTAGAAGTAGCACAAACTATAATACCAGCATACAACGATCTATTTACGATTCAGAACAAGAAGATCCATTATACCAGCGTATGATGGTGGATCGCATCGATTTATAA
- a CDS encoding YncE family protein, producing MKKTIYLLSVLSLFAFSCESDDDFTEPIIEVEVEDEAYENGFLVTNQGPFNNGFGTVSFIDEGLTTSENNIYQTVNDDNLGNIVQSIGFTEDNAYVVANIGNRLTIVDRFTFEEVARIETGLSNPRFFTSANGKGYLTNWGDGADATDDYIAVIDLSTNTVTNTIAVEEGPEEILYNGTYLYVTNQGGFGVNDIVTVIDPATDTVVTTIPVGDAPNGLELDSSGNLWVLAGGSPSFTGTETAGSLSVINTTTNTVSASFDFGVTDHPNYINIEGQNLYYYLNGEVFVSSTTDFEIPTTPELTGLSLFNMIVRGDTLLGTNAGDFASNGSVEVYNVSTGELINTLTVGVIPENIYFNE from the coding sequence ATGAAAAAAACAATTTATTTATTATCCGTACTATCGCTATTTGCTTTCTCTTGTGAAAGTGATGATGACTTCACAGAGCCGATTATAGAAGTAGAAGTAGAAGATGAGGCCTACGAGAATGGATTTTTAGTGACTAATCAAGGACCTTTTAATAATGGTTTTGGAACAGTCTCGTTTATCGACGAAGGATTAACTACTTCAGAAAATAATATTTATCAAACGGTAAATGATGATAACCTAGGTAACATTGTACAATCAATAGGGTTTACAGAGGATAATGCTTATGTGGTTGCAAATATTGGGAATAGACTAACGATAGTAGACAGATTTACATTTGAGGAAGTAGCTCGTATAGAGACTGGTTTATCTAATCCAAGATTTTTTACAAGTGCAAACGGGAAAGGATATTTGACTAACTGGGGAGATGGAGCAGATGCTACAGATGATTATATCGCAGTTATAGATCTTAGCACTAATACAGTTACAAATACTATCGCAGTAGAAGAAGGACCTGAGGAAATCCTTTACAACGGGACTTATCTTTATGTTACAAACCAAGGTGGTTTTGGCGTAAATGACATTGTTACGGTAATTGATCCTGCTACAGATACTGTGGTAACAACAATACCAGTAGGTGATGCGCCTAATGGATTAGAGTTAGATAGCTCAGGGAATTTATGGGTGCTTGCCGGTGGTTCACCATCATTTACAGGTACTGAGACTGCAGGGAGTTTATCTGTAATCAATACAACTACCAATACTGTATCTGCTTCATTTGATTTTGGAGTGACAGATCACCCTAACTATATTAATATAGAAGGCCAGAACCTTTATTACTATTTAAATGGGGAGGTTTTTGTTTCTTCTACTACAGATTTTGAAATACCTACGACTCCAGAATTAACAGGATTATCTTTATTTAATATGATTGTACGAGGAGATACTTTATTAGGTACAAATGCAGGAGATTTTGCAAGCAACGGTTCGGTTGAAGTTTATAATGTTTCAACAGGAGAGTTAATTAATACACTTACAGTTGGTGTCATACCTGAAAACATTTATTTTAATGAGTAG
- a CDS encoding TonB-dependent receptor, with amino-acid sequence MRHIFLFIAVMLYAHASVGQIDTLQVLPEVILSDIKLREHSVGIAIQKISDSILQQSRTSLTDVLKNNTSIYFRENGPGGVSSASFRGTNASQTAVVWNGININSQLTGQTDFNTISTNNYDNLDVRAGGGSIIYGSGAIGGSVHLNNEIQFYKRAETTISAGYGSFDTQVAHAKTRFSTEKLYVDVGADFQQSENDFDYLDTDNLFNANGQYENLDLNLNAGYLLSSDGDNTQILKLHHNTYVGDRNFSGTLTAPSNDAYEDCNTRTLVSWENLSKRYDGILRLAHIYEQFRYFANNESDLNDLGKATRYLANYEGTLKIDPSKRFTFLGEINTISAAGASIEKASRTSASAVALWKHQLLSALSYEIQVRQEVVEDYSSPFLLGVGLDYAFAKAYKFSFNASRNYRIPTFNDTYWAGSGARGNPDIQPETSKQAELGVSRSKNNITLGLRGFYIDTDDLIKWQPNSAGIWSPVNIEDTEHYGAEFSFNIDKKIGQHRLAASAAYAYTIAENVETNKQLIYVPKNKGTAGVSYNYSWLSSYVQGIYNGSVFTTTDNTSTVAESFVANAGISAELFKNGNHKMTLSTQLNNVLNTNYQTVAFRPNPGRNFLIQTTYTF; translated from the coding sequence ATGAGACATATTTTTCTTTTTATTGCAGTGATGCTGTATGCACACGCATCTGTTGGACAGATAGATACACTTCAAGTTTTACCTGAAGTGATTTTGAGTGACATAAAGTTGCGAGAGCACAGCGTGGGGATTGCTATTCAAAAAATATCTGATAGTATATTACAGCAATCTAGAACATCTCTTACAGATGTTTTAAAGAATAATACAAGTATATACTTTAGAGAAAATGGTCCTGGTGGGGTTTCTTCGGCGTCTTTTAGAGGAACAAATGCTTCTCAAACAGCCGTGGTGTGGAATGGTATCAACATCAACAGTCAGCTCACAGGTCAAACTGATTTTAATACTATCTCCACCAATAATTATGACAATCTTGATGTACGTGCAGGTGGTGGTAGTATCATTTATGGATCAGGAGCAATAGGAGGGAGCGTCCACCTTAATAATGAAATCCAGTTCTACAAACGTGCTGAGACTACAATTTCTGCTGGTTACGGGAGTTTTGATACGCAGGTAGCACATGCCAAAACTCGATTTTCTACAGAGAAGTTATATGTCGATGTAGGAGCAGATTTCCAGCAGTCTGAAAATGATTTTGACTATCTGGATACAGATAACTTGTTCAATGCTAACGGTCAATACGAGAATCTAGATCTCAATCTCAATGCTGGCTACCTGTTATCAAGTGATGGAGATAATACTCAAATTTTAAAATTACACCATAACACATACGTAGGCGATCGTAATTTTTCTGGTACGCTTACCGCACCATCTAATGATGCTTATGAGGATTGCAACACGAGAACCTTAGTAAGTTGGGAAAATCTAAGCAAGCGATATGATGGAATCTTGAGACTAGCTCATATTTACGAGCAATTCAGATATTTTGCAAACAATGAGTCAGACCTCAATGACTTAGGAAAAGCCACGCGCTATCTAGCAAATTATGAGGGGACTTTAAAAATAGATCCATCCAAGAGGTTTACTTTTTTGGGAGAAATAAACACCATTTCGGCAGCGGGAGCTTCTATTGAGAAAGCATCTAGAACGAGTGCATCTGCTGTTGCATTGTGGAAACACCAATTGCTGTCGGCATTAAGTTATGAAATACAGGTAAGGCAGGAAGTTGTTGAAGATTATAGTAGTCCATTCTTACTAGGGGTTGGTTTGGATTACGCTTTCGCGAAAGCGTATAAATTTTCATTCAACGCTTCCCGCAATTACCGTATACCTACATTTAATGACACCTACTGGGCAGGATCTGGGGCTAGAGGGAATCCAGATATTCAACCAGAAACTAGTAAACAAGCCGAGTTAGGGGTTTCTAGAAGCAAGAACAACATCACCTTAGGTTTGCGAGGTTTTTATATAGATACGGACGATCTCATTAAGTGGCAACCCAATAGTGCGGGAATATGGAGTCCAGTAAACATTGAAGATACGGAGCATTATGGTGCTGAATTTTCTTTTAATATAGATAAGAAAATAGGACAGCATCGTCTTGCAGCAAGCGCAGCATACGCCTATACAATTGCAGAGAATGTAGAAACTAATAAGCAACTTATTTATGTTCCTAAAAATAAAGGAACTGCGGGAGTGAGTTATAATTATAGTTGGCTTAGTTCATATGTGCAGGGTATTTATAATGGAAGTGTATTTACTACAACAGATAATACTTCAACAGTGGCAGAGTCTTTTGTTGCAAATGCAGGCATAAGTGCAGAGCTTTTTAAGAATGGAAATCATAAGATGACCTTGTCTACCCAATTAAATAATGTCTTGAATACAAATTACCAGACGGTCGCTTTTAGACCTAATCCTGGCCGCAACTTTTTAATACAAACAACGTACACTTTTTAA
- a CDS encoding ABC transporter substrate-binding protein, with the protein MKNTTLFLIGILSLFISCKEKSKKVKNNESQGTSLSIDYANGFSIKQYTNHTIITVTEAFPGAQKEFKYALIPRDSSGNNTDIELSKTLEETLKSQGVDAILKTPLNTVVVTSTTHIPSLEMLGVAKTLKGFPNLDYISSPLSRKRIANKEIIDLGQNESLNTELTIELRPEVIISFGVEGENKSLNSVERAGIPVLYNGDWVEKDPLGKAEWIKFFGALYGKEREADSIFNHIKTNYNLLKEQIANIENKPTVLSGGMFKDIWYLPKGDSWQAKVLEDAGGNYLWSETEGAGSIALSIESVLEKGQQADFWIAPGQYTSYAKLASDNPTYAQFDAFKNKKVYTFAKYKGETGGLLYYELAPNRPDLVLRDLAKILHPEIITEDFTFFDTLDE; encoded by the coding sequence ATGAAGAATACTACCCTATTTCTAATTGGCATATTATCGCTTTTCATTTCATGTAAAGAGAAATCAAAAAAGGTTAAAAACAACGAAAGCCAAGGCACTTCTTTGTCTATAGATTATGCAAACGGATTCTCTATAAAACAATACACAAATCATACAATTATTACAGTTACAGAAGCATTTCCTGGAGCGCAAAAGGAGTTTAAATATGCTCTAATACCGAGAGATTCTTCTGGAAATAATACAGATATAGAGCTGTCTAAAACACTAGAAGAAACGCTTAAATCACAAGGTGTTGATGCAATTCTCAAAACGCCGTTAAACACTGTTGTCGTTACTTCTACGACACATATTCCTTCGTTAGAAATGCTAGGTGTAGCAAAGACTTTAAAAGGCTTTCCTAATCTTGATTATATTTCTAGTCCGCTTTCGCGAAAGCGTATTGCAAACAAAGAAATTATTGACCTTGGGCAAAATGAATCACTCAATACAGAACTCACTATCGAGCTGCGTCCAGAAGTAATTATAAGTTTTGGTGTAGAGGGAGAAAACAAGTCGCTTAACAGTGTAGAACGAGCTGGAATTCCTGTACTATATAATGGAGATTGGGTAGAGAAAGACCCGTTAGGAAAAGCAGAATGGATAAAGTTTTTTGGCGCACTATATGGCAAAGAGCGAGAGGCAGATAGCATTTTTAATCACATAAAAACGAACTACAACCTACTAAAAGAGCAAATAGCCAATATAGAAAATAAGCCCACAGTTTTAAGTGGCGGCATGTTTAAAGATATCTGGTATCTACCTAAAGGTGACAGCTGGCAAGCAAAAGTACTTGAGGATGCTGGCGGTAATTACTTGTGGTCTGAGACCGAAGGAGCTGGAAGTATCGCACTAAGTATAGAATCTGTGTTAGAAAAAGGACAGCAAGCTGACTTCTGGATAGCACCAGGACAGTACACTAGTTATGCTAAGCTTGCGAGTGACAATCCCACTTATGCTCAATTTGACGCATTTAAAAACAAGAAGGTTTACACGTTTGCAAAATATAAAGGAGAAACTGGCGGATTGTTATATTACGAGTTAGCACCTAACAGACCTGATTTAGTATTGCGAGATCTTGCAAAAATCTTACACCCAGAAATAATCACAGAAGACTTTACATTTTTTGACACACTAGATGAATAA
- a CDS encoding iron ABC transporter permease, with translation MNNSSYSLTFLILALVLIVCILANLSLGSVAIPIKDVIASLVGSEVSKSSWEYIILDYRLPKTITAIIAGSGLAVSGLLMQTLFRNPLAGPFVLGISSGASLGVALYILGGTALGLSTALLSGKWGLIIAASAGSFLVLLMVIGVATRVKDTMALLIIGLMVGSLTSAVVSVLAYFSKAEELQRFVFWSFGSLGDLSWSGVGILALCFAVGLILSIASLKSLDSFLLGDAYARTLGTRFSRSRLLIIIATSLLAGSITAFAGPIAFIGLAVPHLIRQVIKTTRHIILLPAVIMGGAILMLICDTIAQVPFSEFTLPINAISAMVGAPVVIWLLVRKKKLLF, from the coding sequence ATGAATAATAGTAGTTACAGCCTTACTTTTCTCATTCTTGCTCTTGTTTTGATAGTATGTATACTAGCAAATCTAAGTCTAGGATCTGTTGCTATACCTATAAAGGATGTTATTGCGAGCCTTGTAGGTTCTGAGGTTTCAAAATCTTCTTGGGAATATATTATTTTAGACTACAGATTACCTAAAACTATCACTGCAATTATTGCCGGATCTGGACTTGCGGTATCTGGATTGCTCATGCAAACACTTTTTCGTAATCCGCTGGCTGGTCCTTTTGTATTAGGTATTAGTAGTGGAGCAAGTTTAGGGGTTGCATTATATATTCTGGGAGGTACCGCTCTGGGACTTTCTACAGCACTTCTTTCTGGAAAATGGGGTCTTATAATCGCTGCCAGCGCAGGTAGTTTTCTAGTATTACTTATGGTTATAGGAGTTGCCACACGTGTAAAAGATACCATGGCATTGCTCATTATAGGCCTTATGGTAGGCAGCCTTACTAGCGCCGTAGTGAGCGTTCTCGCTTACTTCAGTAAAGCTGAGGAGTTACAGCGTTTTGTTTTTTGGTCTTTCGGGAGTCTTGGTGATTTATCCTGGAGTGGCGTTGGAATTTTGGCACTTTGCTTTGCCGTAGGATTAATTTTATCCATCGCAAGTCTAAAATCACTTGATAGCTTTTTACTTGGCGATGCCTATGCAAGAACATTAGGAACTAGATTCTCACGTTCAAGATTACTTATTATCATCGCAACTAGCCTGCTAGCCGGTAGTATTACTGCCTTTGCAGGTCCTATTGCTTTTATTGGGCTTGCAGTACCGCATCTTATTCGTCAGGTGATAAAAACCACAAGACACATTATATTATTACCAGCGGTAATTATGGGAGGTGCTATTTTAATGCTTATTTGTGACACAATTGCGCAAGTACCTTTTAGCGAATTTACACTTCCCATCAACGCAATTTCTGCGATGGTAGGAGCTCCTGTTGTAATTTGGTTATTAGTCCGCAAAAAGAAATTACTTTTCTAG